In the Nicotiana tabacum cultivar K326 chromosome 16, ASM71507v2, whole genome shotgun sequence genome, one interval contains:
- the LOC107828796 gene encoding uncharacterized protein LOC107828796 isoform X2, whose product MEKAGMQDWDLMYDFCRLNRKKKKYDREGTGLGDHKTLERCVLVDQDNAGLSTKEADAGAAYDRENSSCSDVEADPQYMTFLANTKPDGTSYVLKASDQNGLPVSLKYEKEDGSDDEHEYDCQRNLTNDREWEIHGVGKDQDSVREKYKLGSSKSLDTYARKNRNTSVVEKHKMKDGILSQRQRREDRDLGNRKHSTDVKIVPGKEQKTQNGGKFMDVRVKTEPKEDSDSLKEEIPQSEVEIVQNVDAELGMGSSSNPFVFSVEHSENLEDPSQPISNPNASIIDSGYRKEVLNLLMRPYDDEEYQKLWKDIKMPCSSINRRGTSLLSLHKGVNREIKRTNHDKDKKLNIMRGFFFWLEHLTREDAFMPWEDAECLRTMPGSS is encoded by the exons ATGGAGAAAGCTGGAATGCAGGATTGGGATTTAATGTATGATTTTTGTCGTCtaaatagaaagaagaagaagtatGATAGGGAAGGTACTGGGCTTGGGGATCATAAAACACTGGAAAGATGTGTTCTTGTGGATCAAGATAATGCCGGGTTATCAACAAAGGAGGCTGACGCGGGAGCTGCCTATGATAGGGAGAATTCTAGTTGTAGTGATGTTGAAGCTGACCCGCAATATATGACTTTCTTGGCTAACACTAAGCCAGATGGAACGTCATATGTTCTTAAAGCTAGTGATCAGAATGGGTTGCCCGTGTCCCTGAAGTATGAGAAAGAGGACGGATCTGATGATGAGCACGAATATGATTGTCAGAGGAACCTAACAAATGATAGGGAGTGGGAGATtcatggagttggaaaggatcaGGATAGTGTTAGGGAAAAGTACAAATTAGGGAGTTCAAAATCTCTAGACACTTACGCGAGAAAGAATAGGAATACCTCCGTAGTTGAGAAGCATAAGATGAAAGATGGGATCTTGAGTCAGAGGCAAAGGAGGGAAGATAGGGACTTAGGTAACAGAAAGCACAGTACTGATGTGAAGATTGTACCTGGTAAGGAGCAGAAGACACAGAATGGTGGCAAATTCATGGACGTGAGAGTAAAGACAGAACCAAAAGAAGATTCTGATT CTCTCAAGGAGGAGATCCCCCAAAGTGAAGTAGAAATTGTTCAGAACGTTGATGCAGAGTTAGGCATGGGCAGTAGCTCTAACCCCTTTGTATTTTCTGTGGAACATAGCGAGAAT CTGGAGGATCCCAGTCAGCCTATCAGCAACCCAAATGCGTCAATTATAGATTCTGGCTACAGGAAGGAGGTTCTGAATTTATTGATGAGGCCCTATGATGATGAGGAGTATCAGAAGCTTTGGAAAGATATTAAGATGCCATGTAGCTCAATAAATAGACGTGGAACATCCCTTCTATCACTCCATAAAG GTGTCAATCGAGAAATCAAAAGGACCAATCATGACAAAGATAAAAAGTTGAATATTATGCGTGGGTTTTTCTTTTGGTTAGAG CATCTAACTCGGGAAGATGCGTTCATGCCTTGGGAGGATGCAGAATGTCTCCGAACAATGCCTGGATCTTCCTAG
- the LOC107828796 gene encoding uncharacterized protein LOC107828796 isoform X1, translating to MEKAGMQDWDLMYDFCRLNRKKKKYDREGTGLGDHKTLERCVLVDQDNAGLSTKEADAGAAYDRENSSCSDVEADPQYMTFLANTKPDGTSYVLKASDQNGLPVSLKYEKEDGSDDEHEYDCQRNLTNDREWEIHGVGKDQDSVREKYKLGSSKSLDTYARKNRNTSVVEKHKMKDGILSQRQRREDRDLGNRKHSTDVKIVPGKEQKTQNGGKFMDVRVKTEPKEDSDSLKEEIPQSEVEIVQNVDAELGMGSSSNPFVFSVEHSENLEDPSQPISNPNASIIDSGYRKEVLNLLMRPYDDEEYQKLWKDIKMPCSSINRRGTSLLSLHKGVNREIKRTNHDKDKKLNIMRGFFFWLEVRATSSWMSLHLTREDAFMPWEDAECLRTMPGSS from the exons ATGGAGAAAGCTGGAATGCAGGATTGGGATTTAATGTATGATTTTTGTCGTCtaaatagaaagaagaagaagtatGATAGGGAAGGTACTGGGCTTGGGGATCATAAAACACTGGAAAGATGTGTTCTTGTGGATCAAGATAATGCCGGGTTATCAACAAAGGAGGCTGACGCGGGAGCTGCCTATGATAGGGAGAATTCTAGTTGTAGTGATGTTGAAGCTGACCCGCAATATATGACTTTCTTGGCTAACACTAAGCCAGATGGAACGTCATATGTTCTTAAAGCTAGTGATCAGAATGGGTTGCCCGTGTCCCTGAAGTATGAGAAAGAGGACGGATCTGATGATGAGCACGAATATGATTGTCAGAGGAACCTAACAAATGATAGGGAGTGGGAGATtcatggagttggaaaggatcaGGATAGTGTTAGGGAAAAGTACAAATTAGGGAGTTCAAAATCTCTAGACACTTACGCGAGAAAGAATAGGAATACCTCCGTAGTTGAGAAGCATAAGATGAAAGATGGGATCTTGAGTCAGAGGCAAAGGAGGGAAGATAGGGACTTAGGTAACAGAAAGCACAGTACTGATGTGAAGATTGTACCTGGTAAGGAGCAGAAGACACAGAATGGTGGCAAATTCATGGACGTGAGAGTAAAGACAGAACCAAAAGAAGATTCTGATT CTCTCAAGGAGGAGATCCCCCAAAGTGAAGTAGAAATTGTTCAGAACGTTGATGCAGAGTTAGGCATGGGCAGTAGCTCTAACCCCTTTGTATTTTCTGTGGAACATAGCGAGAAT CTGGAGGATCCCAGTCAGCCTATCAGCAACCCAAATGCGTCAATTATAGATTCTGGCTACAGGAAGGAGGTTCTGAATTTATTGATGAGGCCCTATGATGATGAGGAGTATCAGAAGCTTTGGAAAGATATTAAGATGCCATGTAGCTCAATAAATAGACGTGGAACATCCCTTCTATCACTCCATAAAG GTGTCAATCGAGAAATCAAAAGGACCAATCATGACAAAGATAAAAAGTTGAATATTATGCGTGGGTTTTTCTTTTGGTTAGAGGTGAGGGCTACCTCTTCTTGGATGTCCTTG CATCTAACTCGGGAAGATGCGTTCATGCCTTGGGAGGATGCAGAATGTCTCCGAACAATGCCTGGATCTTCCTAG